The following coding sequences are from one Arcobacter nitrofigilis DSM 7299 window:
- a CDS encoding aminotransferase-like domain-containing protein — MKRSFIREILEAIDEETISFAGGLPNSLLFPVDDLKLSANNILKKRDVWQYSLSNGIKSLRKKIAKQYCNEGFETSAENILITTGSQQALYILARYFQNKSIVLEDPSYLGAINTFKLNDLKMKSAPLENDGIKLKAFEKAYEKSKLSYLIPDFQNPSTRTYSKYKREEVAKIVEKNKGLLIEDSPYTELYFKEKNKSISSLIPDNSFHLGSFSKTLCPSLRIGWIRANKKLIDELLVIKESIDLHSCGLSQHLLNEYLKDDKKYQNHLNILRKYYKEKSEYFCEQLDKYLPEFIYEKPKGGMFVYGEFKDVDSFELLNKCMKKKVVFVPGCEFYVKNKNKNEIRFNFTNSSLEDITKGIKIIAEALKS; from the coding sequence ATGAAACGTTCATTTATAAGAGAGATACTTGAAGCAATAGATGAAGAGACAATATCTTTTGCTGGTGGTTTACCAAATAGCTTATTATTCCCAGTTGATGATTTAAAATTATCTGCAAACAACATCTTAAAAAAAAGAGATGTATGGCAATATAGTTTAAGTAATGGAATTAAAAGCTTAAGAAAAAAAATTGCAAAACAATATTGCAATGAAGGCTTTGAAACCTCAGCAGAAAATATACTTATTACTACAGGAAGTCAACAAGCTTTATACATCTTAGCAAGATATTTCCAAAATAAATCTATAGTCTTAGAAGATCCCTCTTATTTAGGTGCAATAAATACTTTTAAACTAAATGATTTAAAAATGAAAAGTGCTCCCTTAGAAAATGATGGGATAAAATTAAAAGCTTTTGAAAAAGCTTATGAGAAGTCAAAATTGAGCTATTTAATCCCAGATTTTCAAAATCCATCTACTAGAACTTATTCTAAATATAAAAGAGAAGAAGTAGCAAAAATAGTTGAAAAAAATAAGGGATTATTAATAGAAGATAGTCCTTATACTGAACTATACTTTAAAGAAAAAAACAAAAGTATAAGCTCACTTATTCCAGATAATAGTTTTCATTTAGGTTCTTTTTCAAAAACACTTTGTCCTTCTCTTAGAATTGGTTGGATAAGAGCAAATAAAAAATTAATAGATGAACTTTTAGTAATAAAAGAGAGTATTGATTTACATAGTTGTGGTTTATCTCAACATCTTTTAAATGAATATTTAAAAGATGACAAGAAATATCAAAATCACTTAAATATTTTAAGAAAATATTATAAGGAAAAATCAGAATACTTTTGTGAGCAATTAGATAAATATCTACCAGAATTTATCTATGAAAAACCAAAAGGTGGGATGTTTGTATATGGTGAATTTAAAGATGTTGATAGTTTTGAGCTTTTAAATAAATGTATGAAGAAAAAAGTTGTATTTGTACCAGGCTGCGAATTTTATGTAAAAAATAAAAATAAAAACGAAATTAGATTTAATTTTACAAACTCTAGTTTAGAAGATATTACAAAAGGTATTAAAATAATCGCAGAAGCTCTTAAATCTTAA
- the thiS gene encoding sulfur carrier protein ThiS, translating into MNLIINGEEKNFQEGISLQEIITSLKIEDKVMAAAVNMEIVKKNEWTNYKPENDDKLELLQFVGGG; encoded by the coding sequence ATGAACCTTATTATAAATGGCGAAGAGAAGAACTTTCAAGAGGGAATCTCTTTGCAAGAAATTATTACTTCACTAAAAATCGAAGACAAAGTTATGGCAGCAGCTGTAAATATGGAAATTGTCAAAAAAAATGAGTGGACAAACTATAAACCAGAAAATGACGATAAATTAGAATTACTACAATTTGTTGGCGGTGGTTGA
- a CDS encoding molybdopterin oxidoreductase family protein, which produces MLTSDISSVCTYCGVGCDITAQVQNNQILKIYAQNDGYVSQGKLCIKGKLGFDFVDSDKRVRNCRVKKSFIDNNFLELPRELKARVRTLKEFDETYYEAPYEFTTSLAAWKLTEIKQRYGRHSFCGMGGARTSCESAYMFQKFVRTAMDSPHIDNCARVCHSPSLKGMRTTIGEGAATNPYDDVYEAENIIIMGSNTTEAHPIVANRIIKAARDKTAELTVIDVREIQIGKFATNSLVIPYEANLMVLNMMAYVILNEKLYNNEFLDTRCKGFEEYKNSILNDEFANPEYMKNLKGYEQLAEQIPAIARTYAKKKSMFFWGLGITEHLDGSYAVMAITHLAMLTGNIGKSGAGLMPLRGQNNVQGACDVGCLPYYDPDYKEPKEVGLMTPDLINEMIEGKVKALYVMGEDIAHIHPNQSKVHKALDNLEVIISNELFMNEVSKYADIVFGVKSAYEKTGVYVNAMRRLHLSQPLVESDLPDDWEVLRDIENKINGEFIYETSENVWDEVRDAVSSRFSGATYHKLSKNRNRGMQWPIGKTDTPILHINEFRTEDGKGQFTYHQYNLREQVEKLLNKKETPKNEFYLTTGRTIVHYNNAAQTIHSEALNSRYDTDIILASIEDKEKFTSEKVILKTQHGQTNPMPIKFVKTIKTGTLFTTFHHVNSKVNYLFGDEADELIKTARFKSVKVNVYSA; this is translated from the coding sequence ATGTTAACTTCTGATATAAGCTCTGTTTGTACTTATTGTGGAGTTGGGTGCGATATTACTGCCCAAGTTCAAAATAATCAAATACTAAAAATTTATGCTCAAAATGATGGTTATGTAAGTCAAGGTAAACTTTGTATAAAAGGAAAACTTGGCTTTGATTTTGTGGATTCTGACAAAAGAGTAAGAAACTGTAGAGTAAAAAAAAGTTTTATTGATAATAACTTCTTAGAACTCCCAAGGGAATTAAAAGCTAGAGTTAGAACTTTAAAAGAGTTTGATGAAACTTATTATGAAGCTCCCTATGAATTTACTACTTCTTTAGCCGCATGGAAATTAACAGAAATAAAACAAAGATATGGAAGACATAGTTTTTGTGGTATGGGAGGGGCTAGAACTTCCTGTGAAAGCGCCTATATGTTCCAAAAATTTGTAAGAACTGCTATGGATTCACCACATATTGATAACTGTGCTAGAGTTTGCCATTCTCCTTCACTTAAAGGCATGAGAACAACTATTGGAGAAGGTGCTGCAACTAACCCTTATGATGATGTATATGAAGCAGAAAACATTATAATAATGGGCTCAAATACTACAGAAGCTCATCCAATAGTTGCAAATAGAATTATAAAAGCAGCAAGAGACAAAACAGCTGAACTAACTGTAATTGATGTAAGAGAGATTCAAATTGGAAAATTTGCTACAAATAGCCTTGTTATACCTTATGAAGCAAACTTAATGGTTCTAAATATGATGGCTTATGTAATACTTAATGAAAAGCTTTATAATAATGAATTTTTAGATACTAGATGTAAAGGTTTTGAAGAGTATAAAAATTCAATATTAAATGATGAGTTTGCAAATCCAGAATATATGAAAAACCTAAAAGGTTATGAGCAATTAGCTGAACAAATTCCAGCTATTGCACGAACTTATGCTAAGAAAAAATCTATGTTCTTCTGGGGACTTGGAATTACAGAACATCTTGATGGTTCATATGCAGTTATGGCTATCACACACCTTGCAATGCTTACAGGAAATATTGGGAAAAGTGGAGCTGGTCTTATGCCACTTCGTGGTCAAAATAATGTACAAGGTGCCTGTGATGTTGGTTGCTTACCATACTATGATCCTGATTATAAAGAACCAAAAGAAGTGGGTCTCATGACACCTGATTTAATCAATGAAATGATTGAAGGTAAAGTAAAAGCCTTGTATGTTATGGGCGAAGATATAGCCCATATTCATCCAAATCAAAGTAAAGTACATAAAGCCTTAGATAACTTAGAAGTTATAATTTCAAATGAACTTTTTATGAATGAAGTATCAAAATATGCAGATATTGTTTTTGGAGTAAAATCAGCTTACGAAAAAACAGGTGTATATGTAAATGCTATGAGAAGATTACACCTTTCTCAACCCTTAGTTGAATCAGACTTACCAGATGATTGGGAAGTATTAAGGGATATAGAGAATAAAATCAATGGTGAATTTATCTATGAAACTAGTGAAAATGTTTGGGATGAAGTAAGAGATGCAGTTAGTTCTAGATTTAGTGGGGCAACATATCATAAACTATCAAAAAATAGAAATAGAGGAATGCAATGGCCAATAGGAAAAACTGACACTCCAATTTTACATATAAATGAGTTTAGAACAGAAGATGGGAAAGGTCAATTTACCTATCATCAATATAATTTAAGAGAACAAGTTGAAAAACTACTAAATAAAAAAGAGACTCCAAAAAATGAATTTTATCTGACAACAGGAAGAACAATAGTTCACTACAATAATGCTGCACAAACGATACATTCAGAGGCTTTAAACTCTAGATATGACACAGATATTATTTTAGCTTCAATAGAAGATAAAGAAAAATTTACTAGTGAAAAAGTTATACTTAAAACTCAACATGGACAAACTAATCCTATGCCTATTAAATTTGTAAAAACAATCAAAACTGGAACACTTTTTACAACTTTTCATCATGTTAATTCAAAGGTAAATTATCTTTTTGGAGATGAAGCTGATGAATTAATAAAAACTGCTAGATTTAAATCAGTAAAAGTTAATGTCTACTCAGCATAA
- a CDS encoding YraN family protein has product MSTQHKGKYAETKACEYLNSQGFKIIEQNYFAKKIGEIDIIALKDETYHFVEVKSGLEYEAAVNNITKSKLSKIKRSADYYLQTKKLNVAFCIDAIIVVNEELEFLENITL; this is encoded by the coding sequence ATGTCTACTCAGCATAAAGGTAAATATGCGGAAACAAAGGCTTGTGAGTATTTAAACTCACAAGGTTTTAAAATAATCGAGCAAAACTATTTTGCCAAAAAAATAGGTGAGATTGATATTATTGCTTTAAAAGATGAAACCTATCATTTTGTGGAAGTAAAATCTGGGCTTGAATATGAAGCGGCTGTAAATAATATAACTAAATCAAAATTATCAAAAATAAAAAGAAGTGCTGATTATTATTTACAAACTAAAAAACTAAATGTTGCATTTTGCATAGATGCAATTATTGTTGTTAATGAAGAACTAGAGTTTTTAGAAAATATAACTCTATAA
- a CDS encoding chloride channel protein, translating into MTNKNLNKHLAEQTVMFASITKWILISSLIGALVGAIVSLFLKLLEYCENSRELLPFNYYYTLPFALVLTVFLIKKFAPTAQGHGTEKVIEAVHKRSGEMDIKVIPVKLFATVLTIFAGGSVGKEGPGAQIGAAAASFIANLFKFSRRDKKKMVICGISAGFASVFGTPLAGAIFGVEILIVGALMYDILLPSIVAGFSAFFVAKMLFGISYTYFDIAFYTVFDFNYALIAKILIGGIFFGLVADFIITTMEVVEKFASNLKMNYMLKAFLGGVVIVILTMIFGTDYLGLGFETIKSALSSSFELHENVPWYAFIFKTIFTALTLGFGGSGGVITPVFYIGATSGNFFGWLVDGYIPLFAALGFVSVLAGATSAPIAAMIMAVELFGMNVAHYAALSIIIAFLMTGHRSVFPSQLLAMKKSEALDVNLGEEINNTHATYTTKFFENITKIGKLIYRKLKEQRARNKDEDL; encoded by the coding sequence ATGACAAACAAAAACTTAAATAAACACCTTGCTGAACAAACAGTAATGTTCGCAAGTATCACAAAATGGATATTAATTTCTTCTTTAATTGGTGCACTCGTTGGTGCAATTGTCTCTTTATTTTTAAAACTTTTAGAATATTGTGAAAACTCAAGAGAGCTACTTCCCTTTAATTATTATTATACCTTACCCTTTGCTCTTGTTCTTACCGTATTTTTAATAAAAAAGTTTGCACCAACAGCACAAGGACACGGAACAGAAAAAGTTATTGAAGCTGTGCATAAAAGATCTGGTGAAATGGATATAAAAGTAATACCAGTAAAATTATTTGCAACTGTATTAACTATATTTGCAGGTGGTTCAGTTGGTAAAGAGGGACCAGGTGCACAAATAGGTGCTGCTGCTGCTTCTTTTATAGCAAATTTATTTAAGTTCTCAAGACGAGATAAAAAGAAGATGGTTATTTGTGGTATTAGTGCTGGTTTTGCCTCTGTATTTGGAACTCCATTAGCTGGTGCAATATTTGGTGTTGAGATATTAATTGTCGGTGCTTTAATGTATGATATTTTACTTCCATCTATTGTTGCTGGATTTTCTGCTTTTTTTGTGGCAAAAATGTTATTTGGTATTAGTTACACATATTTTGATATAGCTTTTTATACGGTATTTGATTTTAATTATGCTCTAATTGCTAAAATTTTAATTGGTGGTATCTTTTTTGGTTTAGTTGCAGATTTTATTATTACTACTATGGAAGTTGTTGAAAAATTTGCAAGTAATTTAAAAATGAATTATATGTTAAAAGCTTTTTTAGGTGGGGTTGTAATTGTAATTCTTACGATGATTTTTGGAACTGATTACTTAGGGCTAGGATTTGAAACCATTAAAAGTGCCCTATCTTCAAGTTTTGAACTTCATGAAAATGTACCTTGGTATGCTTTTATTTTTAAAACTATTTTTACTGCACTTACTTTAGGTTTTGGTGGAAGTGGAGGAGTTATTACTCCTGTATTTTATATAGGGGCAACAAGTGGAAACTTCTTTGGTTGGTTAGTTGATGGATATATTCCGCTATTTGCAGCATTAGGCTTTGTAAGTGTTCTAGCAGGTGCTACTAGTGCTCCAATTGCAGCTATGATTATGGCAGTTGAACTTTTTGGTATGAATGTTGCCCACTATGCAGCTTTATCAATTATTATTGCCTTTTTGATGACAGGGCATAGAAGTGTATTCCCTTCTCAACTTTTAGCCATGAAAAAATCAGAAGCACTAGATGTAAATCTAGGAGAAGAGATTAATAATACCCATGCCACTTATACAACTAAGTTCTTTGAAAATATAACAAAAATAGGAAAACTTATTTATAGAAAATTAAAAGAACAAAGAGCTAGAAATAAGGATGAAGATTTATAG
- a CDS encoding DUF502 domain-containing protein gives MLNKLRNFLSHGKNHIFEIIVKGLFWLAPIIAITIIINWIYGKVDAITGYLFKTIGINPEHFPFIWTIVGVCLLLFIAYVVGIFVETRLGDFVQKIYSKIPGYETVKELINIFNTSKSGEKKVLVVLIRGFSKEDYNIGLMYSTNESIVKDHYTVTLSMTPIPNGGFMFEVHKDKILVIEEATFDTNLQYLLSMGVKSMADILKIEPKGIEEFKTIEEYLKNKES, from the coding sequence ATGTTAAATAAACTAAGAAATTTTTTAAGCCATGGTAAAAATCATATTTTTGAAATAATAGTGAAAGGTCTTTTTTGGTTAGCTCCAATTATTGCTATTACAATTATAATTAACTGGATATATGGAAAAGTAGATGCAATAACAGGATATTTATTTAAAACTATTGGAATAAATCCTGAACATTTTCCTTTTATTTGGACAATTGTTGGTGTTTGTTTATTGCTATTTATCGCATATGTTGTTGGAATTTTTGTAGAGACAAGACTTGGAGATTTTGTTCAAAAAATATATTCTAAAATACCTGGATATGAAACAGTCAAAGAACTTATAAATATATTTAATACTTCAAAATCTGGGGAAAAGAAAGTATTAGTTGTCTTAATAAGAGGATTTTCTAAAGAAGATTATAATATTGGACTTATGTATTCTACAAATGAGAGTATTGTTAAAGACCACTATACTGTTACACTTTCAATGACACCAATCCCAAATGGGGGATTTATGTTTGAAGTACATAAAGATAAAATTTTAGTCATAGAAGAAGCTACTTTTGATACAAATTTACAATACCTTTTGTCAATGGGTGTAAAGTCAATGGCAGACATTTTAAAAATAGAGCCAAAAGGCATAGAAGAGTTTAAAACAATTGAGGAATATTTGAAAAATAAAGAATCCTAA
- a CDS encoding cation:proton antiporter domain-containing protein, with the protein MESILFILFISLSISTVLNIIFKKLSVSHILGYIITGTLISTLFNFNGEEDLDALNLIAEFGIVFLMFSIGLEMPIEKLKRMKNALIFDGLSQVFISAVIIFIISKYVFSIDTNSSLIISLAFSLSSTAIVLTYLKQSKDIYTPYGQRATAILIFQDLAVIPILLLISFLSNDTLSLQEVLLKTVVSAVGIIAFMFIIGKRLISLLLRLSTQTKLEELFLASVLSIVIGTSILAHSLGFTYSLGAFIAGMIIADSSFHVKVESDISSYKDLLLGTFFFSVGTKIDVGFLLSNIHYVLLIFLAVMAIKASVIYFIIKFKENKSDSVKSALALCQVGEFSFAVFALAATNNIISEELSKFLILVTVLSMIITPFIVNNIYRLASYFVVEFYESDKITPIDQKNHTIVCGYSMLGRMIANTLEEKKVPFVIISDDLRHVLLARKRGFKAYFGHLDKLPVLESLKADETSSIIITLDNINKISLICTAVLSFYKDANLVVKVDSIEEKKMLKELNIKKFVYAYQEVAELLVKESLEVQ; encoded by the coding sequence ATGGAATCAATACTATTTATTTTATTTATATCATTATCAATTTCAACTGTTTTAAATATCATATTTAAAAAACTATCAGTCTCACATATTTTAGGATATATCATAACTGGTACACTAATAAGTACCTTATTTAATTTTAATGGTGAAGAAGATCTTGATGCTTTAAATCTAATTGCTGAATTTGGTATAGTTTTTTTAATGTTTTCTATAGGATTAGAAATGCCTATTGAGAAACTAAAAAGAATGAAAAATGCCTTAATCTTTGATGGTCTTTCTCAAGTATTTATTAGTGCAGTTATTATATTTATTATTTCTAAATATGTTTTTTCAATTGATACAAATTCATCTTTAATTATTTCACTCGCATTTTCTCTATCTTCAACTGCCATTGTTTTAACTTATCTAAAACAATCAAAAGATATATATACTCCCTATGGACAAAGAGCAACTGCAATTTTAATATTTCAAGATTTAGCAGTAATTCCAATACTCTTACTTATTAGCTTTTTATCAAATGACACCTTAAGTTTACAAGAAGTACTTTTAAAAACAGTGGTTTCAGCTGTTGGAATTATTGCTTTTATGTTTATTATTGGTAAAAGACTTATTTCATTGCTTTTAAGACTTTCAACACAAACAAAACTTGAAGAGTTATTTTTAGCTTCTGTTTTATCAATAGTAATTGGGACTTCTATTTTAGCCCATAGTTTAGGATTTACATACTCTCTTGGTGCTTTTATTGCTGGTATGATTATTGCTGATAGTTCCTTTCATGTAAAGGTTGAATCAGATATTTCATCATATAAAGATTTACTTTTGGGCACGTTTTTCTTTTCAGTTGGGACAAAAATAGATGTTGGTTTTTTACTTTCAAATATCCATTATGTCTTATTAATCTTTTTAGCTGTTATGGCTATAAAAGCTTCTGTAATTTATTTTATTATTAAGTTCAAAGAGAATAAAAGTGACTCGGTAAAATCAGCACTTGCCCTTTGTCAAGTGGGAGAGTTCTCTTTTGCAGTTTTCGCCCTTGCTGCAACTAATAATATTATATCAGAAGAGTTAAGTAAATTTTTGATTTTGGTTACTGTCTTATCTATGATAATTACACCTTTTATTGTAAATAATATCTATAGATTAGCTTCTTATTTTGTAGTTGAATTTTATGAATCTGATAAAATTACACCAATTGATCAAAAAAACCATACTATTGTTTGTGGATACTCTATGCTTGGAAGAATGATTGCAAATACTTTAGAAGAAAAAAAAGTACCTTTTGTAATTATATCAGATGACTTAAGACACGTTTTACTTGCTAGAAAAAGGGGCTTTAAAGCATACTTTGGACACTTGGATAAACTTCCAGTATTGGAGTCATTGAAAGCTGATGAAACCTCAAGTATCATAATAACACTTGATAATATAAATAAAATAAGTCTTATTTGTACTGCTGTGTTATCATTTTACAAAGATGCAAATTTAGTTGTAAAAGTCGATAGTATAGAAGAGAAAAAAATGCTAAAAGAGTTAAATATCAAGAAATTTGTATATGCGTATCAAGAAGTTGCTGAACTACTTGTAAAAGAGAGTTTAGAAGTGCAATAA
- a CDS encoding aminotransferase class I/II-fold pyridoxal phosphate-dependent enzyme has protein sequence MYEKELNAIKKSNLYRQRKIFDENLIDLASNDYLGLSSNETLFKNAYENVLKQKYKSPKASILVNGYSPIHKKFEDDLKKANKFEEALVVGSGFLANVSMIEALVRKGDTLFIDEEYHASGILATKLLKKEQVILFSHNDYQDLENKIKTRETKGRFIIAIEGVYSMSGNIAHKEFFDISNKYEALLIVDEAHSSGVIGDNLLGIFDYYNIKPQKNHIKMGTLGKAYGSYGAYILSSKNIIDFLINRAKAVIYTTAPSLFDIALANESLKYILSNTNEIKTKIKDRQKVVKDELGIEAKSLIIAYEIGENKKVLEIQKEVLEKGYIVGAIRQPTVKSAIIRLISKIDVSINDLQKVCKLIKI, from the coding sequence TTGTACGAAAAAGAACTTAATGCTATAAAAAAATCTAACTTATATAGACAAAGAAAAATCTTTGATGAAAATCTAATAGATTTAGCTTCAAATGACTACTTAGGTCTTTCAAGTAATGAAACACTTTTTAAAAATGCCTATGAAAATGTATTAAAACAAAAATACAAATCCCCAAAAGCCTCAATCTTAGTAAATGGCTATAGCCCAATTCACAAAAAATTTGAAGATGATTTAAAAAAAGCAAATAAGTTTGAAGAAGCTTTAGTAGTGGGAAGTGGTTTTTTAGCAAATGTCTCAATGATAGAAGCATTAGTTCGAAAAGGTGATACGCTTTTTATAGATGAAGAGTATCATGCAAGTGGAATACTTGCCACAAAACTATTAAAAAAAGAGCAAGTAATTCTTTTTTCACATAATGATTACCAAGATTTAGAAAATAAAATTAAAACTAGAGAAACTAAAGGTAGATTTATTATTGCTATTGAGGGTGTTTATTCAATGAGTGGGAATATTGCTCATAAAGAGTTCTTCGATATATCAAATAAATATGAGGCTTTATTAATAGTTGATGAAGCACATAGTTCAGGTGTTATTGGAGATAATCTTTTAGGAATATTTGATTATTACAATATCAAACCACAAAAAAATCACATAAAAATGGGAACTCTTGGAAAAGCTTATGGAAGCTATGGAGCATATATTTTATCATCAAAAAATATAATTGATTTTTTAATAAATAGAGCAAAAGCTGTTATTTATACAACTGCTCCCTCACTATTTGATATCGCCTTAGCTAATGAATCTTTGAAATATATATTATCAAATACAAATGAAATAAAAACAAAAATTAAAGATAGACAAAAAGTTGTAAAAGATGAGCTAGGCATTGAAGCTAAGTCTTTAATCATAGCTTATGAGATTGGTGAAAACAAAAAAGTTTTAGAGATACAAAAAGAAGTTTTAGAAAAGGGCTATATAGTAGGTGCTATTAGGCAACCAACAGTAAAAAGTGCTATTATTAGACTTATTTCTAAAATTGATGTTTCAATAAATGATTTACAAAAAGTTTGTAAACTAATTAAAATATAA